In the genome of Prosthecobacter sp., one region contains:
- a CDS encoding sulfotransferase — MKKMIQKLTQGIRERKHLTEAVLTYLVPVRQPLLLISQVQRSGGTLLSQLLDAHPELHAHPHELKIGRPKKEDWPQLDPKESPGKLFGEIWEENTRFFLQNGYRKDIKTREQKETFRCLFLPSIMRRAFLADLGSKPSPAQRDVLDSYFTAYFNGWLDNRNLHGAKKYVSGFVPSLSSRPASMERYWQDYPDGRVIFIVRDPCSWYASASKYMPQKFGNLEDGLHQWTASTEAILESRGKKPQQTLLYTFEDLVTRTEEVMRSICRNTGLSYHPTVLEPTFNGMPIRAASSFSVDHVSHGVIKETAQRRHLLDDSTIRRIEEKTSSIYSDALNKLTPI, encoded by the coding sequence ATGAAGAAAATGATCCAAAAGCTCACCCAGGGCATCAGAGAGCGCAAGCATCTGACCGAGGCGGTTTTAACCTACTTGGTCCCTGTCAGACAGCCTTTGCTTCTCATCTCGCAGGTGCAGCGTTCCGGCGGCACACTGCTGAGCCAGTTGCTCGATGCCCATCCTGAACTGCACGCCCATCCTCACGAACTGAAAATTGGCCGGCCGAAAAAAGAGGACTGGCCGCAGCTCGACCCCAAGGAATCTCCGGGAAAACTGTTCGGCGAGATATGGGAGGAAAACACCCGGTTCTTCCTGCAAAACGGCTATCGTAAGGACATCAAAACCCGCGAACAGAAAGAGACCTTTCGCTGCCTTTTTCTGCCCAGCATCATGCGTCGGGCTTTTCTCGCCGACCTGGGCTCCAAGCCCAGCCCTGCTCAGCGCGACGTTTTGGATTCGTATTTCACCGCCTATTTCAACGGATGGCTCGACAATCGCAATCTACATGGCGCCAAAAAATACGTTTCCGGCTTTGTACCCAGCCTGTCTTCAAGGCCTGCAAGCATGGAAAGATACTGGCAGGATTATCCAGATGGACGCGTGATTTTCATCGTTCGTGATCCATGCAGCTGGTATGCTTCGGCTTCCAAGTACATGCCTCAGAAGTTTGGCAACCTGGAAGATGGCCTCCACCAGTGGACAGCCTCCACGGAGGCCATCCTTGAATCGCGCGGCAAAAAGCCGCAGCAGACTTTGCTTTACACCTTTGAGGACCTGGTGACCCGCACCGAAGAAGTGATGCGCTCCATCTGCCGCAACACCGGCTTGAGCTACCATCCAACGGTGCTGGAGCCCACCTTCAATGGCATGCCCATTCGTGCCGCATCCAGTTTTTCAGTCGATCACGTGAGCCACGGCGTGATCAAGGAGACCGCACAGCGCCGGCATTTGCTTGACGATTCCACAATTCGCCGCATTGAGGAAAAAACGTCCTCTATTTACAGCGACGCGCTCAACAAACTGACCCCCATCTAA
- a CDS encoding class I adenylate-forming enzyme family protein, translating into MSRHDHLVPHQRLPGDFQIDHANVGTLLAFQAKAAPTKTFLICPGADKEEYSYAEFHELVLRTARFLQARGLKKGHRINLIIPNCAEFLLLYFAALSLGIVVVPINEDLAPKEMSFIINNSESRIVFYDPGYQHKASELAGMISASTQVCDAGRYPEFLPLQHATDAPLVPEDFGATDIGIIIYTSGTTGNPKGVVLTHMSMLADAKALSERLSFSSATRTMTILPMFHNNGQIVTLMTPLYAGGSVVLTKGKVSLMSFWGLIQKYEVTWTSVMPAILSILLSLKSERKDHSLEGIICGGQPLTKALQQSFEDRFKVPVFEGYGLTESTAYASFSDYPAKNRKPGSIGKALPCNQMAVLDDNGTEVPPGTEGEICMRGLNVANEYLSLPERNRISFANGWFHSGDFGHMDKDGFFYFGSRKDHMIIRGGENIYPAELENVIFEHPSVAEVAVIGVPDSLLGEAIVAFVKLHDDAQATTDELAAFCTGKIAHFKQAREIYIIDHLPNLDSLPKGPTKKVLYRELKDYYLTKLPKECIPGSKP; encoded by the coding sequence ATGAGCCGCCACGATCATTTAGTGCCCCACCAGCGCCTGCCCGGCGACTTTCAGATTGATCATGCCAATGTCGGCACCCTCCTCGCCTTCCAGGCCAAGGCGGCTCCAACCAAGACGTTTCTCATCTGCCCTGGAGCAGATAAGGAAGAATACTCCTACGCTGAGTTTCATGAGCTGGTGCTGCGGACTGCCCGGTTTCTACAGGCCCGAGGATTGAAGAAGGGGCACCGCATCAATCTGATCATTCCCAACTGCGCCGAGTTTCTTCTGCTCTACTTCGCAGCCCTGTCTTTGGGAATCGTCGTCGTGCCGATCAACGAGGATCTGGCGCCGAAGGAGATGAGCTTCATCATCAACAATTCGGAGTCCCGCATCGTCTTTTACGATCCCGGCTATCAGCACAAGGCATCTGAACTCGCCGGCATGATCTCCGCTTCGACCCAGGTCTGCGACGCCGGACGTTATCCCGAGTTCCTGCCTCTGCAGCACGCGACTGATGCGCCGCTTGTGCCGGAAGACTTTGGTGCGACAGACATCGGCATCATCATCTACACCTCCGGCACCACCGGAAATCCCAAGGGTGTGGTGCTGACCCACATGAGCATGCTGGCTGATGCGAAGGCTCTTTCAGAACGACTCAGCTTCAGTTCTGCCACCCGCACCATGACCATCCTGCCGATGTTTCACAACAACGGCCAGATTGTGACCCTGATGACGCCCCTTTACGCGGGCGGTTCGGTCGTTTTGACCAAGGGTAAGGTCTCGCTCATGTCCTTCTGGGGGCTCATCCAGAAGTACGAGGTGACATGGACCAGCGTGATGCCCGCGATCCTTTCCATTCTGCTGAGCTTAAAATCCGAGCGGAAAGATCACTCCTTGGAAGGCATCATCTGCGGCGGCCAGCCATTGACCAAGGCTTTGCAGCAGTCTTTTGAAGATCGTTTCAAGGTGCCTGTGTTCGAAGGCTACGGACTCACCGAATCCACCGCCTACGCCTCATTCAGTGACTATCCGGCGAAAAACAGGAAGCCCGGCTCCATTGGCAAGGCGCTGCCATGCAACCAGATGGCCGTGCTCGACGACAACGGCACCGAGGTGCCCCCCGGCACCGAGGGCGAGATCTGCATGCGGGGTCTGAATGTCGCCAACGAATATCTCAGCCTCCCTGAACGCAACCGCATCTCCTTTGCCAACGGCTGGTTCCACAGCGGTGATTTTGGCCATATGGACAAGGACGGCTTTTTCTATTTTGGCTCTCGAAAGGATCACATGATCATCCGTGGCGGTGAAAATATCTACCCTGCCGAACTCGAGAACGTCATCTTCGAACATCCCTCTGTCGCCGAAGTCGCCGTCATCGGTGTGCCCGATTCCTTGCTCGGAGAGGCCATCGTCGCGTTTGTGAAACTTCATGATGATGCGCAGGCGACCACGGATGAACTCGCCGCCTTCTGCACCGGCAAGATCGCTCACTTCAAACAGGCGCGGGAGATTTACATCATCGACCATTTGCCCAATCTTGACTCCCTGCCCAAAGGCCCCACCAAAAAGGTCTTGTACCGGGAATTGAAGGACTATTATCTAACCAAACTGCCGAAAGAATGCATACCAGGCTCCAAACCGTAA
- a CDS encoding acyl carrier protein, producing MAETFKVPADSINENSSAENIERWDSFGYLQLVTNLEEEYHVSFDETELLRMTSYRSIKAILEGKGIEI from the coding sequence ATGGCCGAGACCTTCAAGGTTCCCGCCGACTCCATCAACGAAAACTCCTCCGCAGAAAACATCGAGCGCTGGGATTCCTTTGGTTATCTGCAGCTTGTGACCAATCTGGAGGAGGAATATCACGTCAGCTTTGATGAGACCGAGCTGCTGCGAATGACCTCCTACCGCTCCATCAAAGCCATCTTGGAGGGCAAAGGAATTGAAATATGA
- a CDS encoding sulfotransferase domain-containing protein, with amino-acid sequence MINRQIRKLLLQDSLSGRLTRTLCGHKNPDALANRCIFLACLPKSGSTYMARLLEAATHRVGLKATCQMGHDEQNIFEPALERCVRKLSVVQQHTQGGDNNVALLAKYRMQPVVLTRNLPDIVLSLLDHIHLHKHTRNPMAFAPGDFLDWSREDQLRWITWAYMPWYFSFYQSWKTNGDKVNAHWVEFSDMIARPTEVVREVLEHMNLPCDLQALEQASDPHNSGKFTRINKGVEGRGAELPPDLLRHLQQLADVWKLNATDRRRLGLT; translated from the coding sequence ATGATCAACCGTCAGATCCGAAAACTTCTTCTCCAGGACTCCTTGTCTGGCCGGCTGACGCGGACCCTATGCGGTCACAAAAATCCGGACGCACTGGCCAACCGCTGCATTTTTCTGGCGTGCCTGCCGAAATCCGGTTCCACCTACATGGCACGTTTGCTCGAAGCCGCCACCCATCGGGTTGGATTGAAGGCCACCTGCCAGATGGGACACGATGAACAGAACATTTTTGAACCGGCGCTTGAACGCTGCGTGCGCAAGCTCTCCGTGGTACAGCAGCACACCCAGGGTGGTGACAACAATGTGGCCTTGCTGGCCAAGTACCGGATGCAGCCTGTCGTCCTGACCCGAAACCTGCCTGACATCGTCCTCTCGCTGCTGGATCACATTCACCTGCACAAGCACACTCGAAATCCCATGGCCTTCGCGCCAGGTGATTTTCTTGACTGGTCGCGCGAAGATCAACTTCGCTGGATCACCTGGGCCTATATGCCCTGGTATTTCAGCTTCTACCAGTCGTGGAAAACCAATGGTGACAAGGTCAACGCCCACTGGGTCGAGTTTAGCGACATGATCGCCCGCCCGACTGAGGTGGTGCGTGAAGTGCTGGAACATATGAATCTGCCATGTGATCTCCAGGCGCTCGAGCAGGCCTCCGACCCGCACAACAGTGGAAAATTCACTCGCATCAACAAGGGAGTGGAAGGTCGTGGCGCGGAACTGCCGCCTGATCTTTTGAGGCACTTGCAACAACTGGCCGATGTCTGGAAATTGAACGCAACTGACCGCCGCCGACTGGGCCTCACCTAA
- a CDS encoding polysaccharide deacetylase family protein: protein MNSRVLVISYHYVRGKENIPHPGIHPVTPELFLHQIEKLRSHYPIITPDQFESWMNGAPPATSSVLLTYDDGLRDHLHAAAELERLGLRGAFFVCSRPALEGRALPVHKVHWLRAHTPPEDFLHQFSSLLPANWQAVLASPPADVQKAATETYQFDAPEHQVLKYLINFTLPYECVDDVTTRMLPAHGLDEEEFCRRTYLSRDEIRAMAERGHLIGCHGHLHQPFSRFDHAGLLADIDTNKRFLQDLGITPSWLAYPYGSEWSLPSDTRRFIAGAGIRAAFTYDRGWNTPQVPHDRLRRIDCNEIDAHLTSTTTIS from the coding sequence ATGAATTCCCGCGTCCTCGTCATTTCCTATCACTACGTGCGCGGGAAGGAGAACATCCCCCACCCTGGCATCCACCCGGTCACACCGGAGCTGTTTCTGCATCAAATCGAAAAGCTCAGGAGCCACTACCCCATCATCACACCTGACCAGTTCGAGTCATGGATGAACGGCGCTCCACCCGCAACTTCCTCCGTGCTGCTCACCTACGATGACGGCCTCCGCGACCATCTTCATGCAGCGGCTGAACTCGAACGACTCGGCCTGCGTGGCGCCTTCTTTGTCTGCTCGCGTCCGGCACTGGAAGGCCGGGCGCTGCCGGTTCACAAGGTGCACTGGCTCCGCGCTCATACGCCACCGGAGGATTTTCTGCATCAGTTCTCCAGCTTGCTTCCAGCCAACTGGCAGGCTGTGCTCGCCTCGCCTCCTGCGGACGTCCAGAAGGCCGCCACCGAAACCTACCAGTTCGACGCCCCAGAACATCAGGTGCTGAAATACCTGATCAACTTCACCCTGCCGTACGAATGCGTGGACGATGTAACCACCCGCATGCTGCCTGCCCACGGTCTGGACGAGGAGGAGTTCTGCCGGCGCACCTACCTTTCGCGTGATGAGATCCGCGCCATGGCCGAACGTGGGCACTTGATCGGCTGCCACGGCCATCTTCATCAACCCTTCTCCCGTTTTGACCACGCGGGTCTGCTCGCAGACATCGACACGAACAAGCGCTTCCTGCAAGACCTCGGCATCACGCCGTCATGGCTGGCTTATCCCTATGGCAGCGAGTGGTCGCTGCCGTCGGACACCCGCCGCTTCATCGCTGGCGCAGGCATCCGCGCGGCCTTCACGTATGATCGCGGGTGGAACACCCCACAGGTCCCCCATGACCGTCTCCGGCGCATCGATTGCAACGAGATCGACGCACACCTCACCTCCACCACCACCATCTCCTGA
- a CDS encoding acylneuraminate cytidylyltransferase family protein, which produces MHENLRILAVVPARGGSKGVPLKNIKLLAGLPLIAHTARVIQQVPRIDRAVVSTDHTEIARIATEHGLACLGPRPDDLSGDRISDLPVLQHALEQAEAADGCRYDIILMLQPTSPLRLPEDIDACIDKLVADGHDAVWTVSPIDLKFHPLKVLRIDEGKLDLWDSRGHQIIARQQLEPLYYRNGICYAFTRSCLMETCSIYGTHAGACIVNHAFVNIDTESDFQTAETLLTQS; this is translated from the coding sequence ATGCACGAAAACCTTCGAATCCTTGCCGTGGTGCCCGCCCGGGGCGGCAGCAAGGGCGTGCCGCTCAAAAACATCAAGCTGCTCGCGGGTCTGCCTTTGATCGCCCACACCGCACGGGTCATCCAGCAGGTGCCACGCATCGACCGTGCCGTGGTTTCGACAGATCACACGGAAATCGCGCGCATTGCCACGGAGCATGGCCTTGCCTGCCTCGGTCCACGTCCCGATGATCTCTCCGGCGACCGCATCAGCGATCTCCCGGTTCTACAGCACGCCTTGGAACAGGCCGAGGCGGCGGACGGCTGTCGTTATGACATCATTCTCATGCTGCAGCCAACCTCCCCCCTCCGGCTGCCAGAAGACATCGACGCCTGCATCGACAAACTGGTGGCGGACGGCCATGACGCCGTGTGGACCGTGTCGCCCATTGATCTCAAATTCCATCCCTTGAAAGTGCTCCGCATCGACGAGGGAAAACTCGATCTCTGGGACAGCCGCGGACACCAAATCATCGCCCGGCAGCAATTGGAACCGCTCTATTACCGCAACGGCATCTGCTATGCCTTCACCCGCAGTTGCCTCATGGAAACCTGTAGCATCTACGGCACCCATGCGGGTGCTTGCATTGTGAACCACGCCTTTGTTAACATCGACACGGAGTCGGATTTTCAAACCGCCGAAACACTGCTGACCCAGTCCTAG
- a CDS encoding glycosyltransferase family 9 protein: MKTLAVYHKQLGDTLLLQSALARLARQDGEPVGLVARPGFADLVSLMPDVRCVSWRNAPAVERLLAYDAGDRSSFVSLWCRARTKHLLTFSSFYVRFFHRWIFDHIHLRDQVQMYRGLYFWSITPGEVEDALEPPKLNQPPEDWLPKGLPAEPYLLIHATSAWQRKCLPAQSWRPVIERVKQMTGLPVVLTGGASEWERGLCAEIADGIPRVTNFGGQTNLRGIMAVASRATLVLAVDGFVSHLASAFRRPCMTLFGPTNVNHWHMTAPWTCAVYPGNDPAAAKGRKISDITIEGLLGRTEDWLRGINFPP; encoded by the coding sequence ATGAAGACACTGGCGGTTTATCACAAGCAACTGGGCGACACGCTGCTGCTTCAATCGGCGCTGGCCAGGCTGGCGCGTCAAGATGGTGAGCCGGTCGGTCTCGTTGCCCGGCCTGGTTTTGCCGATCTCGTCAGCCTCATGCCTGACGTGAGGTGTGTGTCCTGGAGGAACGCACCCGCCGTGGAGCGTCTGCTGGCTTACGACGCCGGTGACCGCAGCTCTTTTGTGAGTCTCTGGTGCCGAGCCCGGACAAAGCACCTGCTGACTTTTAGCAGCTTTTACGTACGCTTCTTTCATCGCTGGATCTTTGATCACATTCATTTGCGCGATCAGGTGCAGATGTATCGGGGGCTCTACTTTTGGTCCATCACACCTGGAGAGGTGGAAGATGCTCTCGAACCGCCAAAACTGAATCAGCCGCCTGAAGACTGGCTGCCCAAGGGGCTGCCAGCCGAACCCTACCTGCTGATCCATGCGACCTCTGCCTGGCAACGCAAGTGCCTGCCTGCACAGTCGTGGCGGCCGGTCATTGAACGAGTCAAACAAATGACCGGACTGCCGGTGGTGCTGACCGGGGGCGCTTCCGAATGGGAGCGCGGACTGTGTGCCGAGATAGCAGACGGAATACCAAGGGTGACCAACTTCGGAGGTCAGACCAATCTGCGGGGCATCATGGCCGTGGCCTCACGGGCGACGCTGGTGCTGGCGGTGGACGGCTTCGTGTCGCATCTCGCTTCCGCATTTCGACGGCCCTGCATGACCCTGTTTGGCCCCACCAATGTGAATCACTGGCACATGACCGCCCCATGGACGTGCGCGGTTTATCCGGGCAATGACCCTGCCGCAGCGAAGGGCCGCAAGATAAGCGACATCACCATTGAGGGTTTGCTGGGACGAACGGAAGACTGGCTGCGGGGAATCAATTTTCCGCCTTGA
- a CDS encoding glycosyltransferase family 61 protein has translation MSQLLTRKIHDWYAGLASSVSKLRRTEKPPVDALIEQWQIQTAGEHVFDNRFEAEVLGTAENTTRYWWPDASAYRLRNVRLAGGAGQVYFQNGEIFNVDPLTRREKKDRVLRRPVPGMRHEVKGPLLHLCGPNSENHGHFILDYLPKLMPFLERFRAEPRARILLSPGRKKWQCRYLARFGIPEDRVIEAGYGTLAADELWYVPILHAEDGVAKLSAPRNHFAARDALAAEPDSKDAPLCIFASRLDAPNKKLLNEERLAERAREILGDVRTIKLSEHSLAEQLRLFASATVIIGAVGQNLTEVLCATGKLVLVMTVEEKILPGRRSWGRAYHNLALLGGNKAVLLTRDTPWDADRNWSFNEDRFADVLARAWKLFQQDRAFAGR, from the coding sequence ATGAGCCAGCTTTTGACACGCAAGATTCATGACTGGTATGCAGGCCTTGCATCCTCAGTTTCCAAGCTCAGGCGCACGGAGAAGCCCCCCGTGGATGCCTTGATCGAACAATGGCAGATTCAAACCGCAGGGGAGCATGTTTTCGACAACCGCTTTGAAGCAGAGGTGCTGGGCACTGCGGAAAACACGACGCGTTACTGGTGGCCGGATGCCTCGGCCTATCGGCTGCGTAACGTCCGGTTGGCAGGCGGGGCGGGGCAGGTGTACTTCCAAAACGGAGAAATCTTCAACGTGGATCCTCTCACGCGCAGGGAGAAGAAGGATCGTGTGCTGCGCAGGCCGGTGCCGGGCATGAGACATGAGGTGAAGGGGCCGCTGCTGCACCTGTGCGGACCGAATTCCGAGAATCACGGCCATTTCATCCTCGATTACCTGCCGAAGTTGATGCCTTTTTTGGAACGTTTTCGTGCCGAACCGCGTGCCCGCATTCTGCTGAGCCCCGGGCGAAAAAAATGGCAGTGCCGTTACCTGGCGCGCTTCGGTATTCCTGAGGATCGGGTGATTGAGGCAGGCTATGGCACGCTGGCTGCGGATGAACTGTGGTATGTGCCGATACTGCATGCGGAGGACGGAGTGGCCAAGTTGTCAGCTCCTAGGAACCATTTCGCGGCCCGAGATGCGCTGGCGGCGGAGCCAGATTCCAAGGACGCACCACTGTGCATATTCGCTTCACGTCTGGATGCACCGAACAAAAAACTGCTCAATGAAGAGCGTCTGGCAGAGAGGGCGCGAGAAATTCTCGGTGACGTCCGCACGATCAAGCTCTCGGAGCACTCACTGGCGGAACAGTTGCGGTTGTTTGCGTCAGCCACCGTCATCATCGGAGCGGTGGGGCAGAATTTGACCGAGGTGCTCTGCGCCACCGGCAAACTGGTACTGGTGATGACTGTGGAGGAAAAAATTCTGCCGGGCAGACGGTCCTGGGGGAGGGCGTACCACAATCTGGCGCTGCTGGGCGGCAACAAGGCCGTGCTGCTGACCCGCGACACGCCGTGGGATGCGGACCGCAACTGGTCGTTCAATGAGGACCGGTTTGCCGACGTGCTGGCGCGTGCGTGGAAGTTGTTTCAACAAGACAGGGCATTTGCTGGGAGATGA
- a CDS encoding glycosyltransferase, with the protein MKIAHVFIRMPVGGAEDLVGDILRTAPSGVEMRVVCLQELGKVGESLQQRFPGMVELLPWVPGKRFRLGAVLKLAKWLREQDIQLVHTHVYNAHVYGVLAAHRAGIPAVLHHHKTYAEMRWRRKIVLRALARRAAAHITLSAQTREDLCRVFGIPPENVRVFTNPVDEETFYPAADPVKLQQSLGMEAGRPLVGTVASLTPPKNHLLNVAMTARLSERGFTGRFLAFGEGGERARITEAVQQMRLTNFELMGARRPIAPWMQALDVFTLGSTWEGQPMALLQALACDLPIVASRIEGNEAVLGSGHPALFEVNDVDGYADTVWRVLKDAAFRAAILEHQKRRKSELPMLGDYSRELAEFYQTVINQARH; encoded by the coding sequence ATGAAGATAGCTCACGTGTTCATCCGCATGCCCGTGGGCGGCGCCGAAGATTTGGTGGGCGACATCCTGCGAACCGCTCCTTCAGGCGTGGAAATGCGCGTCGTCTGCCTGCAAGAGCTGGGCAAGGTCGGTGAGTCGTTGCAACAGCGGTTCCCTGGTATGGTGGAACTTCTGCCCTGGGTTCCAGGAAAACGCTTCCGCCTCGGAGCCGTCCTAAAGCTCGCCAAATGGCTGCGCGAGCAGGACATCCAGCTCGTCCACACACATGTCTATAACGCGCATGTCTATGGCGTGCTCGCGGCACACCGCGCCGGCATCCCTGCCGTGCTGCATCATCACAAGACCTATGCGGAAATGCGCTGGCGGCGGAAAATCGTCCTGCGTGCGCTTGCCCGCCGTGCGGCAGCCCACATCACACTCTCCGCGCAGACCCGTGAGGATTTGTGCCGCGTGTTCGGCATCCCGCCGGAAAACGTGCGCGTCTTCACCAATCCGGTGGATGAGGAAACCTTTTACCCAGCGGCCGACCCTGTGAAATTGCAGCAATCCCTTGGTATGGAAGCCGGCCGGCCACTCGTCGGCACCGTCGCGTCGCTTACTCCACCGAAGAATCATCTGTTGAATGTTGCGATGACCGCCAGGCTCAGCGAGCGGGGTTTCACCGGCCGTTTTCTTGCCTTTGGTGAGGGGGGGGAGCGTGCGCGCATCACCGAAGCCGTGCAGCAGATGCGGTTGACGAATTTTGAGCTCATGGGCGCGCGCCGCCCCATCGCCCCATGGATGCAGGCTCTGGATGTGTTCACATTGGGCTCAACGTGGGAAGGACAACCGATGGCCCTGCTCCAGGCGCTGGCCTGCGATCTGCCCATCGTGGCCTCTCGCATTGAAGGCAACGAGGCCGTGCTCGGCTCCGGTCATCCGGCGTTGTTTGAGGTGAACGATGTGGATGGTTACGCGGACACAGTGTGGCGCGTGTTGAAAGACGCCGCCTTCCGTGCCGCCATTTTGGAGCACCAAAAACGCCGCAAATCCGAACTGCCAATGCTCGGCGATTACAGCCGCGAACTCGCGGAGTTTTACCAGACCGTCATCAACCAGGCGCGTCACTGA
- a CDS encoding N-acetylneuraminate synthase family protein — translation MNPRDINDLWETPDAPAFIIAEVAQAHDGSLGSAHAYIDAIAKTGADAVKFQTHIAAEESSELDTWRVKFSRQDATRHDYWRRMEFTEPQWLELKQHAEEKSLVFLSSPFSLAAIRLLERVGMPAWKVASGEVTNRLFLDAMIATGKPVLVSSGMSYIEEMDATVALLKVAQTPVAVFQCTTAYPCPPEKIGINQIAELAARYGCPVGLSDHSGTPYPSLAAVTLGAKLIEVHITFSRELFGPDVSASLTTQEFTHMVEGVRFIEKMMASPMEKNASADQMEPLRRMFGQSLVAGADLPAGAVLTRENLSCRKPGHGISAADVNSVIGKKLKHAVKAAQFLSLDDFQ, via the coding sequence ATGAATCCGCGTGACATCAATGACTTGTGGGAAACTCCTGACGCACCGGCCTTCATCATCGCCGAGGTCGCGCAGGCGCACGATGGCAGCCTCGGCTCTGCGCATGCTTACATCGACGCGATTGCCAAGACCGGCGCGGATGCGGTGAAATTTCAGACGCATATCGCGGCGGAGGAAAGCTCCGAACTCGACACCTGGCGTGTGAAATTCAGCCGCCAGGACGCTACGCGCCATGATTACTGGCGTCGCATGGAGTTCACCGAGCCTCAGTGGCTCGAACTCAAGCAGCACGCGGAGGAGAAGAGCCTCGTTTTTCTGAGTTCGCCGTTCTCGCTTGCTGCCATCCGCCTGCTGGAGCGCGTCGGCATGCCGGCGTGGAAGGTTGCCTCCGGCGAGGTCACGAACCGTTTGTTTCTCGACGCCATGATCGCCACAGGCAAGCCCGTGCTCGTGTCCAGCGGCATGAGTTACATAGAGGAAATGGACGCCACGGTGGCTTTGTTGAAGGTCGCGCAGACTCCTGTGGCCGTGTTCCAATGTACCACGGCCTATCCTTGTCCACCGGAGAAAATCGGCATCAATCAGATCGCCGAGCTGGCCGCTCGTTATGGTTGCCCGGTGGGGTTGTCGGATCATTCCGGTACGCCTTATCCCTCGCTTGCTGCTGTCACGCTCGGGGCGAAGCTGATCGAGGTTCACATCACCTTCAGCCGTGAATTGTTCGGGCCGGATGTTTCAGCATCGCTCACCACGCAGGAATTCACGCACATGGTCGAAGGCGTGCGGTTCATCGAAAAAATGATGGCCAGCCCGATGGAAAAAAATGCTTCCGCAGACCAGATGGAGCCGCTCCGCCGCATGTTTGGCCAGAGTCTCGTCGCCGGGGCTGATCTGCCCGCTGGAGCCGTGCTCACGCGTGAAAACCTCTCCTGCCGCAAGCCCGGTCATGGCATCTCCGCCGCTGATGTGAATTCAGTGATTGGCAAGAAACTCAAGCATGCCGTGAAGGCGGCCCAGTTTCTGAGTTTGGACGATTTTCAGTGA